A genomic window from Anas platyrhynchos isolate ZD024472 breed Pekin duck chromosome 13, IASCAAS_PekinDuck_T2T, whole genome shotgun sequence includes:
- the PXK gene encoding PX domain-containing protein kinase-like protein isoform X5 — protein sequence MAFMEKPPAGKVLLDDTVPLTAQIEASQSLHSHTEYIIRVQRGISAENSWQIVRRYSDFDLLNNSLQISTLSLPLPPKKLIGNMEREFIAERQKGLQAYLDVITSHHILSNCELVKKFLDPNSYSVNYTEIALQHVSMFFRSEPKWEVVEPLKDIGWRIRKKYFLMKIKNQPKERLMLSWADLGPDKYLSDKDLQYAVKLLSSCSHPYIYKITFATANESSALVIRPFSEKGTLKDLIYKAKPKDPFLKKYCNPKKIQGLELQQIKTYGRQILEVLKFLHEKGFPYGHLHAANVMLDGDTCKLLDLENSLLGLPSFYRSYFSQFRKINTLESIDVHCFGHLLYEMTYGRPPDTIPVDSFPPAPSVFVVSVLESILTCEAMKNGMPTVSRLLQMPLFSDVLLTSSEKPQFKVPTKLKEALKMSKECIEKRLTEEQKLIHQHRRLTRAQSHHGSEEEKKKRKILARKKSKRSAYESGEEHSAKYSNSNNSGSGASSPLTSPSSPTPPSTAGIKFTASDLLPIPFNTLS from the exons gAATACATAATCCGTGTTCAGAGAGGaatttcagcagaaaacagTTGGCAG ATTGTGAGGCGATACAGTGACTTCGACTTGCTTAATAATAGCTTGCAG ATCTCAACTCTAAGTCTACCTCTTCCTCCAAAAAAGTTGATTGGAAATATGGAACGTGAATTCATAgctgaaagacagaaaggacTCCAGGCCTATCTCGATGTAATTACTTCCCATCACATACTGTCTAACTGTGAACTCGTAAAAAAATTTTTGGACCCAAACAGCTATTCTGTAAACTACACTG aaattgcCTTACAGCATGTTTCAATGTTCTTCCGATCAGAGCCAAAGTGGGAAGTGGTGGAGCCATTAAAAGATATAG GTTGGCGAATACgtaagaaatatttcttaatgaAGATAAAGAATCAACCAAAGGAACGGCTAATGTTAAGCTGG GCTGATCTAGGCCCTGATAAATACTTGTCTGACAAAGACTTACAGTATGCTGTGAAACTTCTTTCTTCCTGCTCT CATCCCTATATTTACAAAATCACTTTTGCCACTGCCAATGAATCTTCAGCACTGGTTATTAGACCATTCAGTGAAAAAGGGACACTAAAGGACCTTATTTATAAG GCAAAACCAAAAGACCCATTCCTGAAGAAGTATTGCAACCCTAAAAAAATTCAAGGTCTTGAActtcagcaaataaaaacatatgGAAGACAAATATTAGAg gtattaAAATTCTTACATGAGAAAGGATTTCCTTATGGCCATCTTCACGCTGCCAATGTAATGTTGGATGGGGACACGTGCAAATTACTGGATCTAGAAAATTCCTTGTTGGGACTTCCATCATTTTATCGATCATACTTTTCACAGTTTCGGAAAATTAAT aCTTTAGAAAGCATTGATGTACATTGCTTTGGGCACTTACTGTATGAAATGACATATGGAAGACCCCCAGATACAATTCCAGTAGACAGCTTCCCTCCTGCACCATCCGTGTTTGTTG TGTCTGTGTTGGAATCCATTCTGACCTGTGAAGCTATGAAGAATGGCATGCCAACTGTTTCACGGCTCTTACAGATGCC ATTATTCAGTGATGTCCTGCTAACAAGCTCTGAGAAACCACAGTTTAAG GTTCCTACTAAGCTAAAAGAGGCATTGAAAATGTCCAAGGAATGCATAGAAAAAAGAttaacagaagaacagaaattg ATTCACCAGCACAGAAGACTGACAAGAGCGCAGTCTCatcatggctctgaagaagaaaaaaagaaaaggaagatctTAGCAAGAAAG aAGTCAAAACGCTCTGCCTATGAAAGTGGGGAAGAACACTCAGCAAAATACAGCAACTCAAATAACTCAG GCTCTGGGGCGAGTTCCCCATTAACATCTCCATCATCCCCCACGCCACCCTCTACAGCAG GCATCAAGTTTACTGCATCTGATTTACTTCCTATTCCTTTTAACACACTCTCTTAA
- the PXK gene encoding PX domain-containing protein kinase-like protein isoform X7, protein MAFMEKPPAGKVLLDDTVPLTAQIEASQSLHSHTEYIIRVQRGISAENSWQIVRRYSDFDLLNNSLQISTLSLPLPPKKLIGNMEREFIAERQKGLQAYLDVITSHHILSNCELVKKFLDPNSYSVNYTEIALQHVSMFFRSEPKWEVVEPLKDIGWRIRKKYFLMKIKNQPKERLMLSWADLGPDKYLSDKDLQYAVKLLSSCSHPYIYKITFATANESSALVIRPFSEKGTLKDLIYKAKPKDPFLKKYCNPKKIQGLELQQIKTYGRQILEVLKFLHEKGFPYGHLHAANVMLDGDTCKLLDLENSLLGLPSFYRSYFSQFRKINTLESIDVHCFGHLLYEMTYGRPPDTIPVDSFPPAPSVFVVSVLESILTCEAMKNGMPTVSRLLQMPLFSDVLLTSSEKPQFKVPTKLKEALKMSKECIEKRLTEEQKLIHQHRRLTRAQSHHGSEEEKKKRKILARKKSKRSAYESGEEHSAKYSNSNNSGSGASSPLTSPSSPTPPSTAEHASF, encoded by the exons gAATACATAATCCGTGTTCAGAGAGGaatttcagcagaaaacagTTGGCAG ATTGTGAGGCGATACAGTGACTTCGACTTGCTTAATAATAGCTTGCAG ATCTCAACTCTAAGTCTACCTCTTCCTCCAAAAAAGTTGATTGGAAATATGGAACGTGAATTCATAgctgaaagacagaaaggacTCCAGGCCTATCTCGATGTAATTACTTCCCATCACATACTGTCTAACTGTGAACTCGTAAAAAAATTTTTGGACCCAAACAGCTATTCTGTAAACTACACTG aaattgcCTTACAGCATGTTTCAATGTTCTTCCGATCAGAGCCAAAGTGGGAAGTGGTGGAGCCATTAAAAGATATAG GTTGGCGAATACgtaagaaatatttcttaatgaAGATAAAGAATCAACCAAAGGAACGGCTAATGTTAAGCTGG GCTGATCTAGGCCCTGATAAATACTTGTCTGACAAAGACTTACAGTATGCTGTGAAACTTCTTTCTTCCTGCTCT CATCCCTATATTTACAAAATCACTTTTGCCACTGCCAATGAATCTTCAGCACTGGTTATTAGACCATTCAGTGAAAAAGGGACACTAAAGGACCTTATTTATAAG GCAAAACCAAAAGACCCATTCCTGAAGAAGTATTGCAACCCTAAAAAAATTCAAGGTCTTGAActtcagcaaataaaaacatatgGAAGACAAATATTAGAg gtattaAAATTCTTACATGAGAAAGGATTTCCTTATGGCCATCTTCACGCTGCCAATGTAATGTTGGATGGGGACACGTGCAAATTACTGGATCTAGAAAATTCCTTGTTGGGACTTCCATCATTTTATCGATCATACTTTTCACAGTTTCGGAAAATTAAT aCTTTAGAAAGCATTGATGTACATTGCTTTGGGCACTTACTGTATGAAATGACATATGGAAGACCCCCAGATACAATTCCAGTAGACAGCTTCCCTCCTGCACCATCCGTGTTTGTTG TGTCTGTGTTGGAATCCATTCTGACCTGTGAAGCTATGAAGAATGGCATGCCAACTGTTTCACGGCTCTTACAGATGCC ATTATTCAGTGATGTCCTGCTAACAAGCTCTGAGAAACCACAGTTTAAG GTTCCTACTAAGCTAAAAGAGGCATTGAAAATGTCCAAGGAATGCATAGAAAAAAGAttaacagaagaacagaaattg ATTCACCAGCACAGAAGACTGACAAGAGCGCAGTCTCatcatggctctgaagaagaaaaaaagaaaaggaagatctTAGCAAGAAAG aAGTCAAAACGCTCTGCCTATGAAAGTGGGGAAGAACACTCAGCAAAATACAGCAACTCAAATAACTCAG GCTCTGGGGCGAGTTCCCCATTAACATCTCCATCATCCCCCACGCCACCCTCTACAGCAG AGCATGCATCATTTTGA
- the PXK gene encoding PX domain-containing protein kinase-like protein isoform X8 — translation MEREFIAERQKGLQAYLDVITSHHILSNCELVKKFLDPNSYSVNYTEIALQHVSMFFRSEPKWEVVEPLKDIGWRIRKKYFLMKIKNQPKERLMLSWADLGPDKYLSDKDLQYAVKLLSSCSHPYIYKITFATANESSALVIRPFSEKGTLKDLIYKAKPKDPFLKKYCNPKKIQGLELQQIKTYGRQILEVLKFLHEKGFPYGHLHAANVMLDGDTCKLLDLENSLLGLPSFYRSYFSQFRKINTLESIDVHCFGHLLYEMTYGRPPDTIPVDSFPPAPSVFVVSVLESILTCEAMKNGMPTVSRLLQMPLFSDVLLTSSEKPQFKVPTKLKEALKMSKECIEKRLTEEQKLIHQHRRLTRAQSHHGSEEEKKKRKILARKKSKRSAYESGEEHSAKYSNSNNSAGSGASSPLTSPSSPTPPSTAGASSIPPAPPPPPLPPAAPPPSTEVPMQPSPQPAISASRGALLSSIQNFQKGTLKKTQTCDYSAPRIS, via the exons ATGGAACGTGAATTCATAgctgaaagacagaaaggacTCCAGGCCTATCTCGATGTAATTACTTCCCATCACATACTGTCTAACTGTGAACTCGTAAAAAAATTTTTGGACCCAAACAGCTATTCTGTAAACTACACTG aaattgcCTTACAGCATGTTTCAATGTTCTTCCGATCAGAGCCAAAGTGGGAAGTGGTGGAGCCATTAAAAGATATAG GTTGGCGAATACgtaagaaatatttcttaatgaAGATAAAGAATCAACCAAAGGAACGGCTAATGTTAAGCTGG GCTGATCTAGGCCCTGATAAATACTTGTCTGACAAAGACTTACAGTATGCTGTGAAACTTCTTTCTTCCTGCTCT CATCCCTATATTTACAAAATCACTTTTGCCACTGCCAATGAATCTTCAGCACTGGTTATTAGACCATTCAGTGAAAAAGGGACACTAAAGGACCTTATTTATAAG GCAAAACCAAAAGACCCATTCCTGAAGAAGTATTGCAACCCTAAAAAAATTCAAGGTCTTGAActtcagcaaataaaaacatatgGAAGACAAATATTAGAg gtattaAAATTCTTACATGAGAAAGGATTTCCTTATGGCCATCTTCACGCTGCCAATGTAATGTTGGATGGGGACACGTGCAAATTACTGGATCTAGAAAATTCCTTGTTGGGACTTCCATCATTTTATCGATCATACTTTTCACAGTTTCGGAAAATTAAT aCTTTAGAAAGCATTGATGTACATTGCTTTGGGCACTTACTGTATGAAATGACATATGGAAGACCCCCAGATACAATTCCAGTAGACAGCTTCCCTCCTGCACCATCCGTGTTTGTTG TGTCTGTGTTGGAATCCATTCTGACCTGTGAAGCTATGAAGAATGGCATGCCAACTGTTTCACGGCTCTTACAGATGCC ATTATTCAGTGATGTCCTGCTAACAAGCTCTGAGAAACCACAGTTTAAG GTTCCTACTAAGCTAAAAGAGGCATTGAAAATGTCCAAGGAATGCATAGAAAAAAGAttaacagaagaacagaaattg ATTCACCAGCACAGAAGACTGACAAGAGCGCAGTCTCatcatggctctgaagaagaaaaaaagaaaaggaagatctTAGCAAGAAAG aAGTCAAAACGCTCTGCCTATGAAAGTGGGGAAGAACACTCAGCAAAATACAGCAACTCAAATAACTCAG CAGGCTCTGGGGCGAGTTCCCCATTAACATCTCCATCATCCCCCACGCCACCCTCTACAGCAG GAGCATCGTCGATACCCCCAgcaccgccaccgccgcccctgccaccagcagctcctcctccaAGTACAGAGGTGCCAATGCAGCCGAGCCCTCAGCCCGCCATCAGCGCAAGCCGAGGAGCTTTACTCAGCTCCATTCAAAACTTTCAGAAAGGAACTCTGAAGAAAACACAGACGTGTGACTACAGCGCTCCCAGGATCAGCTGA
- the PXK gene encoding PX domain-containing protein kinase-like protein isoform X2, translating into MAFMEKPPAGKVLLDDTVPLTAQIEASQSLHSHTEYIIRVQRGISAENSWQIVRRYSDFDLLNNSLQISTLSLPLPPKKLIGNMEREFIAERQKGLQAYLDVITSHHILSNCELVKKFLDPNSYSVNYTEIALQHVSMFFRSEPKWEVVEPLKDIGWRIRKKYFLMKIKNQPKERLMLSWADLGPDKYLSDKDLQYAVKLLSSCSHPYIYKITFATANESSALVIRPFSEKGTLKDLIYKAKPKDPFLKKYCNPKKIQGLELQQIKTYGRQILEVLKFLHEKGFPYGHLHAANVMLDGDTCKLLDLENSLLGLPSFYRSYFSQFRKINTLESIDVHCFGHLLYEMTYGRPPDTIPVDSFPPAPSVFVVSVLESILTCEAMKNGMPTVSRLLQMPLFSDVLLTSSEKPQFKVPTKLKEALKMSKECIEKRLTEEQKLIHQHRRLTRAQSHHGSEEEKKKRKILARKKSKRSAYESGEEHSAKYSNSNNSGSGASSPLTSPSSPTPPSTAGASSIPPAPPPPPLPPAAPPPSTEVPMQPSPQPAISASRGALLSSIQNFQKGTLKKTQTCDYSAPRIS; encoded by the exons gAATACATAATCCGTGTTCAGAGAGGaatttcagcagaaaacagTTGGCAG ATTGTGAGGCGATACAGTGACTTCGACTTGCTTAATAATAGCTTGCAG ATCTCAACTCTAAGTCTACCTCTTCCTCCAAAAAAGTTGATTGGAAATATGGAACGTGAATTCATAgctgaaagacagaaaggacTCCAGGCCTATCTCGATGTAATTACTTCCCATCACATACTGTCTAACTGTGAACTCGTAAAAAAATTTTTGGACCCAAACAGCTATTCTGTAAACTACACTG aaattgcCTTACAGCATGTTTCAATGTTCTTCCGATCAGAGCCAAAGTGGGAAGTGGTGGAGCCATTAAAAGATATAG GTTGGCGAATACgtaagaaatatttcttaatgaAGATAAAGAATCAACCAAAGGAACGGCTAATGTTAAGCTGG GCTGATCTAGGCCCTGATAAATACTTGTCTGACAAAGACTTACAGTATGCTGTGAAACTTCTTTCTTCCTGCTCT CATCCCTATATTTACAAAATCACTTTTGCCACTGCCAATGAATCTTCAGCACTGGTTATTAGACCATTCAGTGAAAAAGGGACACTAAAGGACCTTATTTATAAG GCAAAACCAAAAGACCCATTCCTGAAGAAGTATTGCAACCCTAAAAAAATTCAAGGTCTTGAActtcagcaaataaaaacatatgGAAGACAAATATTAGAg gtattaAAATTCTTACATGAGAAAGGATTTCCTTATGGCCATCTTCACGCTGCCAATGTAATGTTGGATGGGGACACGTGCAAATTACTGGATCTAGAAAATTCCTTGTTGGGACTTCCATCATTTTATCGATCATACTTTTCACAGTTTCGGAAAATTAAT aCTTTAGAAAGCATTGATGTACATTGCTTTGGGCACTTACTGTATGAAATGACATATGGAAGACCCCCAGATACAATTCCAGTAGACAGCTTCCCTCCTGCACCATCCGTGTTTGTTG TGTCTGTGTTGGAATCCATTCTGACCTGTGAAGCTATGAAGAATGGCATGCCAACTGTTTCACGGCTCTTACAGATGCC ATTATTCAGTGATGTCCTGCTAACAAGCTCTGAGAAACCACAGTTTAAG GTTCCTACTAAGCTAAAAGAGGCATTGAAAATGTCCAAGGAATGCATAGAAAAAAGAttaacagaagaacagaaattg ATTCACCAGCACAGAAGACTGACAAGAGCGCAGTCTCatcatggctctgaagaagaaaaaaagaaaaggaagatctTAGCAAGAAAG aAGTCAAAACGCTCTGCCTATGAAAGTGGGGAAGAACACTCAGCAAAATACAGCAACTCAAATAACTCAG GCTCTGGGGCGAGTTCCCCATTAACATCTCCATCATCCCCCACGCCACCCTCTACAGCAG GAGCATCGTCGATACCCCCAgcaccgccaccgccgcccctgccaccagcagctcctcctccaAGTACAGAGGTGCCAATGCAGCCGAGCCCTCAGCCCGCCATCAGCGCAAGCCGAGGAGCTTTACTCAGCTCCATTCAAAACTTTCAGAAAGGAACTCTGAAGAAAACACAGACGTGTGACTACAGCGCTCCCAGGATCAGCTGA
- the PXK gene encoding PX domain-containing protein kinase-like protein isoform X1 — translation MAFMEKPPAGKVLLDDTVPLTAQIEASQSLHSHTEYIIRVQRGISAENSWQIVRRYSDFDLLNNSLQISTLSLPLPPKKLIGNMEREFIAERQKGLQAYLDVITSHHILSNCELVKKFLDPNSYSVNYTEIALQHVSMFFRSEPKWEVVEPLKDIGWRIRKKYFLMKIKNQPKERLMLSWADLGPDKYLSDKDLQYAVKLLSSCSHPYIYKITFATANESSALVIRPFSEKGTLKDLIYKAKPKDPFLKKYCNPKKIQGLELQQIKTYGRQILEVLKFLHEKGFPYGHLHAANVMLDGDTCKLLDLENSLLGLPSFYRSYFSQFRKINTLESIDVHCFGHLLYEMTYGRPPDTIPVDSFPPAPSVFVVSVLESILTCEAMKNGMPTVSRLLQMPLFSDVLLTSSEKPQFKVPTKLKEALKMSKECIEKRLTEEQKLIHQHRRLTRAQSHHGSEEEKKKRKILARKKSKRSAYESGEEHSAKYSNSNNSAGSGASSPLTSPSSPTPPSTAGASSIPPAPPPPPLPPAAPPPSTEVPMQPSPQPAISASRGALLSSIQNFQKGTLKKTQTCDYSAPRIS, via the exons gAATACATAATCCGTGTTCAGAGAGGaatttcagcagaaaacagTTGGCAG ATTGTGAGGCGATACAGTGACTTCGACTTGCTTAATAATAGCTTGCAG ATCTCAACTCTAAGTCTACCTCTTCCTCCAAAAAAGTTGATTGGAAATATGGAACGTGAATTCATAgctgaaagacagaaaggacTCCAGGCCTATCTCGATGTAATTACTTCCCATCACATACTGTCTAACTGTGAACTCGTAAAAAAATTTTTGGACCCAAACAGCTATTCTGTAAACTACACTG aaattgcCTTACAGCATGTTTCAATGTTCTTCCGATCAGAGCCAAAGTGGGAAGTGGTGGAGCCATTAAAAGATATAG GTTGGCGAATACgtaagaaatatttcttaatgaAGATAAAGAATCAACCAAAGGAACGGCTAATGTTAAGCTGG GCTGATCTAGGCCCTGATAAATACTTGTCTGACAAAGACTTACAGTATGCTGTGAAACTTCTTTCTTCCTGCTCT CATCCCTATATTTACAAAATCACTTTTGCCACTGCCAATGAATCTTCAGCACTGGTTATTAGACCATTCAGTGAAAAAGGGACACTAAAGGACCTTATTTATAAG GCAAAACCAAAAGACCCATTCCTGAAGAAGTATTGCAACCCTAAAAAAATTCAAGGTCTTGAActtcagcaaataaaaacatatgGAAGACAAATATTAGAg gtattaAAATTCTTACATGAGAAAGGATTTCCTTATGGCCATCTTCACGCTGCCAATGTAATGTTGGATGGGGACACGTGCAAATTACTGGATCTAGAAAATTCCTTGTTGGGACTTCCATCATTTTATCGATCATACTTTTCACAGTTTCGGAAAATTAAT aCTTTAGAAAGCATTGATGTACATTGCTTTGGGCACTTACTGTATGAAATGACATATGGAAGACCCCCAGATACAATTCCAGTAGACAGCTTCCCTCCTGCACCATCCGTGTTTGTTG TGTCTGTGTTGGAATCCATTCTGACCTGTGAAGCTATGAAGAATGGCATGCCAACTGTTTCACGGCTCTTACAGATGCC ATTATTCAGTGATGTCCTGCTAACAAGCTCTGAGAAACCACAGTTTAAG GTTCCTACTAAGCTAAAAGAGGCATTGAAAATGTCCAAGGAATGCATAGAAAAAAGAttaacagaagaacagaaattg ATTCACCAGCACAGAAGACTGACAAGAGCGCAGTCTCatcatggctctgaagaagaaaaaaagaaaaggaagatctTAGCAAGAAAG aAGTCAAAACGCTCTGCCTATGAAAGTGGGGAAGAACACTCAGCAAAATACAGCAACTCAAATAACTCAG CAGGCTCTGGGGCGAGTTCCCCATTAACATCTCCATCATCCCCCACGCCACCCTCTACAGCAG GAGCATCGTCGATACCCCCAgcaccgccaccgccgcccctgccaccagcagctcctcctccaAGTACAGAGGTGCCAATGCAGCCGAGCCCTCAGCCCGCCATCAGCGCAAGCCGAGGAGCTTTACTCAGCTCCATTCAAAACTTTCAGAAAGGAACTCTGAAGAAAACACAGACGTGTGACTACAGCGCTCCCAGGATCAGCTGA
- the PXK gene encoding PX domain-containing protein kinase-like protein isoform X4: MAFMEKPPAGKVLLDDTVPLTAQIEASQSLHSHTEYIIRVQRGISAENSWQIVRRYSDFDLLNNSLQISTLSLPLPPKKLIGNMEREFIAERQKGLQAYLDVITSHHILSNCELVKKFLDPNSYSVNYTEIALQHVSMFFRSEPKWEVVEPLKDIGWRIRKKYFLMKIKNQPKERLMLSWADLGPDKYLSDKDLQYAVKLLSSCSHPYIYKITFATANESSALVIRPFSEKGTLKDLIYKAKPKDPFLKKYCNPKKIQGLELQQIKTYGRQILEVLKFLHEKGFPYGHLHAANVMLDGDTCKLLDLENSLLGLPSFYRSYFSQFRKINTLESIDVHCFGHLLYEMTYGRPPDTIPVDSFPPAPSVFVVSVLESILTCEAMKNGMPTVSRLLQMPLFSDVLLTSSEKPQFKVPTKLKEALKMSKECIEKRLTEEQKLIHQHRRLTRAQSHHGSEEEKKKRKILARKKSKRSAYESGEEHSAKYSNSNNSAGSGASSPLTSPSSPTPPSTAGIKFTASDLLPIPFNTLS, from the exons gAATACATAATCCGTGTTCAGAGAGGaatttcagcagaaaacagTTGGCAG ATTGTGAGGCGATACAGTGACTTCGACTTGCTTAATAATAGCTTGCAG ATCTCAACTCTAAGTCTACCTCTTCCTCCAAAAAAGTTGATTGGAAATATGGAACGTGAATTCATAgctgaaagacagaaaggacTCCAGGCCTATCTCGATGTAATTACTTCCCATCACATACTGTCTAACTGTGAACTCGTAAAAAAATTTTTGGACCCAAACAGCTATTCTGTAAACTACACTG aaattgcCTTACAGCATGTTTCAATGTTCTTCCGATCAGAGCCAAAGTGGGAAGTGGTGGAGCCATTAAAAGATATAG GTTGGCGAATACgtaagaaatatttcttaatgaAGATAAAGAATCAACCAAAGGAACGGCTAATGTTAAGCTGG GCTGATCTAGGCCCTGATAAATACTTGTCTGACAAAGACTTACAGTATGCTGTGAAACTTCTTTCTTCCTGCTCT CATCCCTATATTTACAAAATCACTTTTGCCACTGCCAATGAATCTTCAGCACTGGTTATTAGACCATTCAGTGAAAAAGGGACACTAAAGGACCTTATTTATAAG GCAAAACCAAAAGACCCATTCCTGAAGAAGTATTGCAACCCTAAAAAAATTCAAGGTCTTGAActtcagcaaataaaaacatatgGAAGACAAATATTAGAg gtattaAAATTCTTACATGAGAAAGGATTTCCTTATGGCCATCTTCACGCTGCCAATGTAATGTTGGATGGGGACACGTGCAAATTACTGGATCTAGAAAATTCCTTGTTGGGACTTCCATCATTTTATCGATCATACTTTTCACAGTTTCGGAAAATTAAT aCTTTAGAAAGCATTGATGTACATTGCTTTGGGCACTTACTGTATGAAATGACATATGGAAGACCCCCAGATACAATTCCAGTAGACAGCTTCCCTCCTGCACCATCCGTGTTTGTTG TGTCTGTGTTGGAATCCATTCTGACCTGTGAAGCTATGAAGAATGGCATGCCAACTGTTTCACGGCTCTTACAGATGCC ATTATTCAGTGATGTCCTGCTAACAAGCTCTGAGAAACCACAGTTTAAG GTTCCTACTAAGCTAAAAGAGGCATTGAAAATGTCCAAGGAATGCATAGAAAAAAGAttaacagaagaacagaaattg ATTCACCAGCACAGAAGACTGACAAGAGCGCAGTCTCatcatggctctgaagaagaaaaaaagaaaaggaagatctTAGCAAGAAAG aAGTCAAAACGCTCTGCCTATGAAAGTGGGGAAGAACACTCAGCAAAATACAGCAACTCAAATAACTCAG CAGGCTCTGGGGCGAGTTCCCCATTAACATCTCCATCATCCCCCACGCCACCCTCTACAGCAG GCATCAAGTTTACTGCATCTGATTTACTTCCTATTCCTTTTAACACACTCTCTTAA